A window of Apium graveolens cultivar Ventura chromosome 8, ASM990537v1, whole genome shotgun sequence contains these coding sequences:
- the LOC141680911 gene encoding uncharacterized protein LOC141680911, with protein sequence MAYGTEALVPVEVGLESYRTETYNVGTNSFGLKVNVDLLEEEREAAHQRNMRYLLKAAQHYDSNMKKRAFGVGDLVLRELAASMPTKQGKLQPNWEGPYKVTEVVRPGTYKLETLSGEQIKNTWHASRLRKFYQSEISKKLVFQLYAKNVSSLIK encoded by the coding sequence ATGGCTTATGGCACCGAGGCCTTAGTTCCTGTCGAAGTGGGCTTGGAATCATACCGAACCGAGACCTACAATGTGGGAACTAATAGCTTCGGGTTGAAGGTGAACGTAGACTTGTTGGAGGAAGAAAGAGAAGCCGCCCATCAAAGGAACATGAGGTATTTACTGAAAGCGGCACAACACTATGACTCCAATATGAAGAAAAGGGCCTTCGGAGTAGGAGACCTAGTATTAAGGGAGTTGGCCGCATCTATGCCGACCAAGCAAGGAAAGCTCCAGCCAAACTGGGAAGGGCCTTACAAAGTGACCGAAGTCGTTCGCCCTGGAACCTATAAGCTCGAAACGTTGTCTGGCGAACAAATTAAAAACACTTGGCATGCCAGTCGCCTTCGGAAATTTTATCAGTCAGAAATTTCTAAAAAGCTTGTATTTCAATTATATGCGAAGAATGTAAGCAGTCTGATTAAATAA
- the LOC141680912 gene encoding uncharacterized protein LOC141680912 has protein sequence MYARQVYNLYQFGQAKPHMPMTFSTEDYEDVIRPHEDPLIINPIIGQNKIWKVMVDTGSSANILFHKTYCKMNLAGEQLEPCNEAPLYAIGDHPIQFEGTITLPVLLGKLPYTAKKLVKFYVVQIESPYNAIFGKPFLSSFEVVESIPHLKLKFSTEKGVGKLPES, from the coding sequence ATGTACGCCCGACAGGTGTACAATCTGTATCAGTTCGGGCAAGCAAAGCCCCACATGCCCATGACCTTCAGCACTGAAGACTATGAGGATGTCATTCGCCCGCACGAGGACCCTTTGATCATCAATCCTATCATCGGGCAAAATAAAATATGGAAGGTGATGGTGGATACCGGCAGCTCAGCCAATATACTATTCCACAAAACCTACTGTAAGATGAACTTGGCGGGAGAGCAACTAGAGCCCTGCAATGAAGCCCCCCTCTATGCAATCGGAGACCATCCAATTCAGTTCGAGGGAACGATTACCCTTCCGGTCCTCCTGGGCAAGTTGCCGTATACCGCCAAGAAGTTGGTGAAGTTCTACGTGGTTCAGATTGAAAGCCCGTACAATGCAATATTTGGCAAGCCCTTCTTATCTAGTTTCGAAGTAGTGGAGTCCATACCTCACCTCAAACTCAAGTTCTCAACTGAAAAAGGGGTAGGAAAACTGCCCGAATCATAA
- the LOC141680914 gene encoding uncharacterized protein LOC141680914, translating to MSEFNGKGDPEDHCEKYELLMVGMDHNDIMLCKMFKTYLKRSASMWYKSLKPRSIGSYEQLKRKFLEYYSHLCRKAKDTEALVHCRQSANEELGDYLARFKEEAGMVTNLDKIKAMGFLTVGLDPYKGKKLRSSLYDFPPKSLNDIYVRGENIRRKMESIGGYKDTRRDDRSKRADRYEGSRSGSDRRDSRKEGRKETDRGVERRRDIDSAVFTPLNAPISKILHEIKGKPGFVHPAKMKVPNHKKNPDKYCDYHRDKGHNTDECYHLKKFIERMIKDGELNQFVRDLRDRSGPKENPEEEVEADEPERRDRIKGRSKNYIWGEHPG from the coding sequence ATGAGCGAGTTCAACGGGAAAGGGGACCCCGAGGACCATTGTGAAAAGTATGAACTCCTGATGGTTGGGATGGACCACAACGATATAATGCTGTGCAAAATGTTCAAGACTTATCTCAAAAGGTCTGcctcgatgtggtacaaatccCTGAAGCCTCGGTCTATCGGGTCTTACGAGCAGTTGAAGAGGAAATTTTTAGAGTACTACTCGCACCTGTGCCGAAAGGCGAAGGACACCGAAGCCTTGGTCCATTGTCGGCAGAGTGCGAATGAGGAGCTGGGTGATTATCTTGCTAGATTCAAGGAAGAAGCGGGAATGGTCACCAATCTGGACAAAATCAAAGCTATGGGCTTCCTAACGGTGGGGCTAGACCCCTATAAAGGTAAAAAGCTTCGTTCATCTCTTTACGATTTCCCCCCAAAATCCCTAAATGATATATATGTGAGAGGCGAGAATATTCGCCGCAAGATGGAAAGTATTGGGGGATATAAAGACACAAGAAGGGATGACCGATCAAAGCGAGCCGACAGATATGAGGGCTCAAGATCAGGATCTGACCGGAGGGATAGCAGAAAGGAAGGAAGGAAGGAAACAGATCGTGGGGTTGAACGACGTCGAGATATAGATTCGGCCGTGTTCACTCCTTTGAATGCGCCGATCTCTAAGATTCTCCATGAGATAAAAGGCAAGCCGGGATTTGTTCACCCCGCCAAGATGAAGGTCCCGAACCACAAGAAGAACCCCGATAAGTACTGTGACTATCACAGGGACAAGGGGCATAACACAGATGAATGCTACCACCTCAAGAAGTTCATTGAGCGCATGATCAAAGACGGCGAGCTTAATCAGTTCGTCCGAGATCTGAGAGATAGATCGGGGCCGAAGGAAAACCCAGAGGAGGAAGTAGAGGCCGATGAGCCAGAACGAAGGGACAGGATAAAGGGGCGAAGTAAAAACTATATCTGGGGGGAGCATCCTGGATAA